In Carya illinoinensis cultivar Pawnee chromosome 7, C.illinoinensisPawnee_v1, whole genome shotgun sequence, the following are encoded in one genomic region:
- the LOC122316176 gene encoding uncharacterized protein LOC122316176, with translation MDRAWMHIEDRMRSNEYAEGVKKFIDMAKAHAPGRDCIRCPCRRCRNRSFHPISMVEDHLFIVGIDTSYTEWIFHGEEETLQYTTSSDEEGIDDYSYNDYIDDVDEMLDDIRVGSFMDNSSSPEGDADRVPQGHTAHTPIPPNFDELLDDAKMPLYPNCSKFSKLSFIVKFLHIKTVGGWTVKSFDMVIKLLQAAFPQAHFPASYNEARQLQRGLGFSYKKIHVCPNDCALFWKENAEKDECPKCNASRWASSTSTQHRLPKKVLRYFPLKPRLQRLFVSKKTAQVMRWHKTERVDDTTHMRHPADSQVWKDFDRKHASFAEDPRNVRLGLASDGFNPFNNMSKPYSIWPVLLVPYNLPPWLCMKDPYLMMSLLIPGPKAPGNDIDVFMRPLIDELIELWEEGVRTYDAYKREFFVLRAALLWTINDFPAYANLSGWSTKGRWHALLVMLKQIHCGWFMAENTVIWAIVVGWR, from the coding sequence ATGGATAGggcttggatgcatattgaagataggATGCGTTCCAACGAATATGCTGAGGGcgtaaaaaaattcatagatatGGCGAAGGCCCATGCACCGGGGAGAGACTgcattaggtgtccatgtaggCGATGCCGAAATCGATCTTTCCATCCTATCTCTATGGTTGAGGATCATTTGTTCATTGTCGGGATAGATACATCTTATACGGAATGGATATTCCATGGCGAGGAGGAAACTTTGCAATACACCACATCGTCGGATGAGGAGGGTATTGATGACTATTCCTACAATGACTACATTGATGATGTCGacgagatgttagatgacatccgtGTTGGATCCTTCATGGACAATTCCTCTAGTCCAGAAGGTGATGCAgaccgagttccccaaggacaCACCGCTCATACTCCAATACCCCCTAACTTCGATGAGTTGCTAGATGATGCCAAAATGCCACTCTATCCAAATTGTTCTAAGTTCTCAAAGCTATCATTCATAGTCAAGTTCCTTCATATAAAGACTGTTGGTGGTTGGACTGTGAAGTCGTTTGACATGGTTATCAAGCTGTTGCAAGCTGCATTTCCTCAAGCACATTTCCCTGCCTCATATAACGAGGCTCGCCAATTACAACGTGGTTTGGGCTTTAGTTACAAAAAGATACATGTATGTCCAAATGATTGTGCCTTATTTTGGAAAGAGAATGCTGAGAAGGATGAGTGCCCTAAATGTAATGCATCTAGGTGGGCCTCAAGCACATCTACCCAACATAGGTTACCCAAAAAAGTCCTCCGATATTTCCCTTTGAAGCCGCGGTTGCAACGATTGTTTGTGTCAAAGAAGACTGCCCAAGTCATGAGGTGGCATAAAACAGAGCGTGTTGATGATACCACCCACATGAGACATCCGGCAGATTCACAGGTCTGGAAAGACTTTGATAGGAAGCATGCCTCATTTGCTGAAGATCCTCGTAATGTCAGACTTGGTTTAGCGAGTGATGGGTTCAACCCATTCAATAATATGAGCAAGCCGTATAGTATTTGGCCGGTGCTACTtgtgccttacaacttgccTCCTTGGTTATGCATGAAGGATCCGTACTTGATGATGTCTTTGTTAATCCCTGGACCAAAGGCACCGGGAAATGATATTGACGTGTTCATGCGTCCACTAATAGATGAGTTGATAGAATTATGGGAAGAGGGAGTTCGTACATATGATGCATACAAACGAGAATTCTTTGTGTTGAGGGCGGCATTGCTCTGGACTATTAATGACTTCCCTGCATATGCTAATCTCTCCGGCTGGAGCACAAAGGGTAGATGGCATGCCCTACTTGTAATGCTGAAACAGATTCATTGTGGTTGGTTCATGGCCGAAAACACTGTTATATGGGCCATCGTCGTTGGTTGGAGGTAG